From the genome of Pygocentrus nattereri isolate fPygNat1 chromosome 25, fPygNat1.pri, whole genome shotgun sequence, one region includes:
- the glceb gene encoding D-glucuronyl C5-epimerase B encodes MRCLAARVHYKTLIVICALLTLVTVVLWNKCTNEKALRFLPRAPLPPPSPRVDGLQQQPQPPEPPPVVGGVRYEEIDCLINDDVTIKGRREGSEVYLPFSWMEKYFDVYGKVVQYDGYDRFEFSHSYSKVYAQREPYSPSGVFMSFEGYNVEVRDRVKCISGVEGVPLSTQWGPQGYFYAIQIAQYGLSHYSKNLTERPPHVEVYDTAEERDSRPSIWSVPRGCSLTGSYDKTRLSSVRQFSTPENTEGISLPLSNTKDFIISFDIKFTFNGSVSVVLETTEKGPPFVIHYITSTQLIAFKDRDITYGIGPRTVWTTVTRDLLTDLRKGIGLSNTKAVKATKTMPRRVVKLVLRGRGAIDNITISTTSHMAAFFAASDWLVRNQDERGGWPIMVTRKLGEGFRPLEPGWYSAMAQGQAMSTLVRAYLLTKDETYLKSALKATGPYKLPSEQHGVKAVFMNKYDWYEEYPTTPSSFVLNGFIYSLIGLYDLAQTVGDRDGREAAQLYSKGMESLKAMVPLYDTGSGTIYDLRHFMLGIAPNLARWDYHTTHINQLQLLASIDNSPIFRDFVKRWKSYLKGGRAKHN; translated from the exons ATGCGTTGCCTGGCGGCCCGGGTCCACTATAAGACCCTGATAGTGATCTGTGCTCTGCTCACGCTAGTCACCGTGGTGCTGTGGAACAAGTGCACCAATGAGAAGGCACTACGCTTCCTGCCCCGGGCCCCGCTACCCCCACCAAGCCCCAGAGTGGATGGCCTTCAGCAGCAACCCCAGCCCCCTGAGCCCCCGCCTGTGGTTGGAGGGGTTCGATATGAAGAAATCGACTGCCTGATCAATGATGATGTCACCATCAAAGGGCGGCGGGAGGGCAGCGAGGTCTACCTGCCCTTCAGCTGGATGGAGAAATACTTTGACGTGTATGGCAAAGTGGTGCAGTACGACGGCTACGACCGCTTTGAGTTCTCCCACAGCTACTCCAAAGTGTATGCTCAGAGAGAACCCTACAGCCCCAGTGGAGTCTTCATGTCCTTCGAAGGGTACAACGTGGAGGTGCGGGACAGAGTCAAGTGCATCAGTGGAGTGGAAG GAGTGCCTCTGTCCACCCAGTGGGGCCCTCAGGGTTATTTCTATGCCATTCAGATAGCACAGTATGGCCTGAGCCACTACAGTAAGAACCTGACGGAGCGGCCACCCCATGTCGAGGTGTATGACACGGCTGAGGAACGGGACAGCAGGCCCAGCATATGGAGCGTGCCCAGAGGCTGCTCATTGACCGGGAGCTATGACAAAACCCGCTTATCGTCTGTCCGTCAATTCAGCACCCCAG agaacacagagggcatctctcttcctctcagcaACACAAAGGACTTCATCATCTCCTTCGACATAAAATTCACATTCAATGGAAGCGTGTCTGTTGTCTTGGAAACGACAGAGAAAGGGCCTCCGTTTGTGATCCATTACATCACCTCCACTCAGCTCATCGCCTTTAAAGACAGAGACATCACCTATGGTATCGGCCCGCGGACAGTGTGGACAACAGTCACCCGTGACCTGCTCACCGACCTCCGCAAGGGCATCGGCCTGTCCAACACCAAAGCGGTCAAAGCCACAAAGACCATGCCGCGGCGTGTGGTCAAGCTTGTACTCCGAGGTCGAGGAGCTATTGACAACATCACCATCTCCACCACTTCGCACATGGCTGCTTTTTTTGCCGCCAGCGATTGGTTGGTGCGCAACCAGGATGAGCGGGGCGGGTGGCCCATCATGGTGACCCGCAAGTTAGGTGAGGGCTTCCGGCCCCTAGAGCCAGGCTGGTACTCAGCCATGGCACAGGGTCAAGCCATGTCCACTCTAGTTCGAGCCTACTTGCTAACTAAGGATGAAACTTACTTAAAGTCAGCCCTAAAAGCCACGGGCCCTTACAAGCTGCCCTCAGAACAGCATGGGGTAAAAGCAGTGTTTATGAACAAGTACGATTGGTATGAGGAATATCCCACAACGCCTAGCTCTTTCGTCCTCAATGGCTTCATCTACTCACTTATTGGCTTGTACGACCTGGCCCAGACGGTGGGTGACAGGGATGGGCGAGAGGCAGCCCAGCTGTACAGCAAAGGCATGGAGTCCCTCAAAGCCATGGTGCCCCTGTACGACACAGGCTCGGGCACCATCTACGACCTCCGCCACTTCATGCTGGGCATTGCGCCCAACCTGGCCCGCTGGGACTACCACACCACGCACATCAACCAGTTGCAGCTGCTTGCTTCCATAGACAACTCCCCCATCTTCAGGGACTTTGTCAAGCGCTGGAAAAGCTACCTGAAAGGTGGCCGAGCCAAGCACAACTAG